A genomic stretch from Theobroma cacao cultivar B97-61/B2 chromosome 4, Criollo_cocoa_genome_V2, whole genome shotgun sequence includes:
- the LOC18601759 gene encoding uncharacterized protein YwbO isoform X1: MRLVGVQKSLSFLFQKDSRHGRIMAQSSGSNTGKKLIRIDVSSDSVCPWCFVGKRNLDKAIAASKDQFDFEIKWHPFFLDPSAPKEGVNKREFYERKFGSRAQGILARMTEIFRNLGLEYDMSGLTGNTLDSHRLIYFAGKQDLDKQHNLVEELFLGYFTRGKYIGDREFLLESARKVGVEGAAEFLENPNNGLKEVNEELEKYSANISGVPNYMINGKHQLSGGQPPEVFMRAFEVAAK, translated from the exons ATGCGTTTAGTTGGTGTTCAGAAGAGTCTCAGTTTCCTTTTCCAG AAAGACAGTAGACACGGGAGGATAATGGCTCAGTCATCCGGTAGTAACACTGGAAAGAAGCTTATTCGAATTGATGTCAGTTCAGACAGCGTTTGCCCATGGTGCTTTGTGGGCAAAAGAAACCTGGACAAAGCAATTGCTGCATCCAAGgatcaatttgattttgag ATAAAATGGCATCCATTTTTTCTTGATCCTTCTGCACCTAAGGAAGGAGTCAACAAGAGAGAATTCTATGAGAGGAAGTTTGGATCTCGAGCTCAAGGAATTTTAGCTCGAATGACGGAG ATTTTTAGGAATCTTGGATTGGAATATGACATGTCTGGGCTCAC GGGAAACACTCTAGACAGCCACAGGCTGATATATTTTGCTGGAAAACAAGATCTTGATAAGCAACATAATCTTGTGGAGGAGCTTTTTCTAGGGTACTTCACCCGGGGGAAATACATTGGTGATCG GGAGTTTCTTCTGGAATCTGCTAGGAAGGTTGGAGTTGAAGGAGCAGCAGAGTTCCTTGAAAACCCTAATAACGGACTCAAGGAG GTTAATGAGGAGCTGGAGAAGTACTCGGCAAACATTTCTGGAGTCCCAAATTACATG ATAAACGGAAAGCACCAGTTGAGTGGTGGCCAACCACCTGAAGTGTTCATGAGAGCTTTTGAAGTGGCAGCAAAATGA
- the LOC18601759 gene encoding uncharacterized protein YwbO isoform X2: MAQSSGSNTGKKLIRIDVSSDSVCPWCFVGKRNLDKAIAASKDQFDFEIKWHPFFLDPSAPKEGVNKREFYERKFGSRAQGILARMTEIFRNLGLEYDMSGLTGNTLDSHRLIYFAGKQDLDKQHNLVEELFLGYFTRGKYIGDREFLLESARKVGVEGAAEFLENPNNGLKEVNEELEKYSANISGVPNYMINGKHQLSGGQPPEVFMRAFEVAAK; encoded by the exons ATGGCTCAGTCATCCGGTAGTAACACTGGAAAGAAGCTTATTCGAATTGATGTCAGTTCAGACAGCGTTTGCCCATGGTGCTTTGTGGGCAAAAGAAACCTGGACAAAGCAATTGCTGCATCCAAGgatcaatttgattttgag ATAAAATGGCATCCATTTTTTCTTGATCCTTCTGCACCTAAGGAAGGAGTCAACAAGAGAGAATTCTATGAGAGGAAGTTTGGATCTCGAGCTCAAGGAATTTTAGCTCGAATGACGGAG ATTTTTAGGAATCTTGGATTGGAATATGACATGTCTGGGCTCAC GGGAAACACTCTAGACAGCCACAGGCTGATATATTTTGCTGGAAAACAAGATCTTGATAAGCAACATAATCTTGTGGAGGAGCTTTTTCTAGGGTACTTCACCCGGGGGAAATACATTGGTGATCG GGAGTTTCTTCTGGAATCTGCTAGGAAGGTTGGAGTTGAAGGAGCAGCAGAGTTCCTTGAAAACCCTAATAACGGACTCAAGGAG GTTAATGAGGAGCTGGAGAAGTACTCGGCAAACATTTCTGGAGTCCCAAATTACATG ATAAACGGAAAGCACCAGTTGAGTGGTGGCCAACCACCTGAAGTGTTCATGAGAGCTTTTGAAGTGGCAGCAAAATGA
- the LOC18601758 gene encoding ultraviolet-B receptor UVR8, protein MDIVAIIGETRARSVNIPTKSAIYVWGYNYSGQTGRKGKEQQLRIPKQLPPDLFGCPAGANAHWLDFACGREHTAAVASDGSLFTWGANEFGQLGDGTEEGRKYPKKVKQLQTEFVKYVSCGAHCTAAIAGPRENDGTISRSRLWVWGQNQGSNLPHLFWGAFTPNMVIRQVSCGAAHAVALSEEGLLQAWGYNEYGQLGRGITCEGLQRARMISAYAKFLDEAPELVKITQVSCGEYHTAAISEKGEVYTWGLGNMGQLGHSSLQSGDKELLPRRVVALDGICIKDVACGGVHTCALTSEGALYAWGGGQVGQLGLGPQTGIFSCDSKKSFFRNIPALVVPTGVQLIACGHSHTLICLKDGRIHGWGYNSYGQAANEKSVYAWYPSPVDWCVGEVRKLAAGGGHSAVLTDACSLKELCEFRLADNVTLSNAAQIEDVASRTGSDALARLCERLREHFVDGGDGDYQDDTSNVKK, encoded by the exons ATGGATATTGTTGCAATTATTGGGGAAACAAGGGCCCGTTCTGTGAATATTCCAACAAAGAGTGCAATTTATGTGTGGGGATATAATTATAGTGGCCAGACTGGTCGGAAAGGGAAAGAGCAACAACTGAGGATCCCTAAACAGCTACCTCCAGATCTTTTTGGGTGTCCAGCTGGCGCTAATGCCCACTGGTTGGATTTTGCTTGTGGCCGTGAGCATACTGCGGCTGTGGCCTCAGATGGGTCATTATTCACTTGGG GTGCTAATGAGTTTGGTCAACTGGGAGATGGCACTGAGGAGGGGAGGAAATATCCTAAGAAAGTAAAGCAATTACAAACAGAGTTTGTTAAATATGTATCTTGTGGGGCACATTGCACTGCTGCTATTGCAGGGCCTCGGGAAAATGATGGAACCATATCAAGAAGTAGACTCTGGGTTTGGGGGCAAAATCAG GGATCAAATTTACCTCATTTATTTTGGGGTGCCTTCACCCCTAACATG GTCATCCGTCAAGTGTCCTGCGGAGCAGCTCATGCAGTTGCTCTATCAGAGGAAGGCCTCCTACAAGCTTGGG GCTATAATGAGTATGGTCAGCTTGGCAGAGGCATTACTTGTGAAGGATTACAGAGGGCTCGTATGATAAGTGCATATGCAAAGTTCCTTGATGAAGCTCCTGAGCTTGTGAAGATTACCCAAGTGTCATGCGGGGAGTACCACACTGCAGCTATTTCTGAAAAAGGCGAGGT CTATACTTGGGGGTTAGGAAATATGGGTCAACTTGGACACAGTTCCCTTCAATCTGGTGATAAAGAGTTATTGCCAAGGAGAGTAGTTGCTCTTGATGGGATATGCATAAAGGATGTTGCTTGTGGAGGAGTACATACTTGTGCTTTAACTTCAGAGGGAGCTCTTTATGCCTGGGGTGGTGGTCAAGTAGGACAGCTAGGCCTTGGCCCTCAGACAGGAATCTTTTCATGCGACTCTAAGAAATCATTCTTTCGTAATATCCCTGCTTTGGTTGTCCCCACTGGTGTCCAGCTTATTGCTTGTGGACATTCTCATACACTTATTTGTTTGAAAGATGGAAGAATTCATGGGTGGGGTTACAACAGCTATGGTCAGGCAGCTAATGAGAAGTCTGTTTATGCTTGGTATCCGTCACCAGTTGATTG GTGTGTTGGTGAAGTTAGAAAACTAGCTGCCGGTGGTGGTCATTCTGCCGTATTGACCGATGCATGTTCCTTGAAAGAACTGTGTGAGTTTAGGCTTGCAGACAATGTGACCTTATCAAATGCTGCACAGATTGAGGATGTTGCATCTCGAACAGGATCAGATGCTTTAGCACGTCTTTGCGAGAGACTGAG GGAGCATTTTGTTGATGGTGGTGATGGCGATTATCAAGATGACACGAGTAATGTCAAGAAATGA
- the LOC18601761 gene encoding E3 ubiquitin-protein ligase At3g02290 codes for MGSVCCCLHAEDFEDYVNPNSNVYRNCMCLSCFVQNFLHVYTTLFRRGEVHSVPSSIQGTASMNSSASLDNSLSDMYRSPPRPLPYDADTRYFILQRDGLVSRREKGSSHSQEESEPLRGEDDADSESLSTGDKWKGCEEGSKEQHSKSSQKLSSAKAPVGIGYIYSSTEEEDVCPTCLEEYTPENPKIVTKCSHHFHLGCIYEWMERSENCPVCGKVMVFDETT; via the exons ATGGGTTCTGTTTGTTGCTGCTTGCACGCTGAGGATTTTGAGGACTATGTGAATCCAAACAGTAATGTATATAGGAACTGCATGTGCCTCAGTTGCTTCGTTCAGAATTTCCTACACGTG TATACCACATTATTCCGAAGAGGGGAAGTGCATTCTGTCCCTTCATCCATTCAGGGGACGGCATCTATGAACTCTTCTGCATCACTAGACAACTCACTTTCTGACATGTACCGCTCTCCTCCAAGGCCCTTGCCTTATGATGCTGACACCAGATATTTCATCTTACAACGTGATGGTCTTGTTTCACGGCGTGAGAAGGGTTCAAGTCATTCACAAGAGGAATCAGAGCCTTTAAGAGGTGAAGATGATGCAGATTCAGAATCTTTGAGTACAGGAGACAAATGGAAAGGTTGTGAAGAAGGCTCAAAAGAGCAGCATTCCAAATCCTCACAAAAACTCTCATCAGCAAAAGCACCAGTTGGAATTGGGTACATCTATTCATCAACAGAAGAGGAGGATGTCTGTCCAACTTGTCTTGAAG AATATACTCCGGAGAATCCCAAGATAGTAACAAAATGTTCCCACCATTTCCATCTTGGTTGCATTTATGAGTGGATGGAGAGAAGTGAAAACTGTCCTGTCTGTGGAAAG GTTATGGTGTTCGATGAAACGACTTAA